From a region of the uncultured Desulfatiglans sp. genome:
- a CDS encoding Phage head morphogenesis protein, SPP1 gp7 family has translation MIGALAAKKPVSQAEAIRRATEQSVRARNLYTEQTVAALTAMLADAEDEVRRAILRYKSLGSLPDNKLAALEGLRKLQADIREATSRLHRDQTLLFRKTAKASFRQGIYRGIDEFAAAQLPFYRDLTPEGIDKLATSVFTIVDTDALDFMTNYNLVLAGDVHRELADGIKRTVMNGVATGKGVEDIARDLGRVVKDPESFRHAGSKVFSKAQYRMEVIARTEVLRAHNQGRIKFHDLVGVRKLEWMTMEDERVCPICGPLDGKVYDTGRFPTQPAHPNCRCTSVVAWPLVICGGELGAKAAAEPDACILPPQAVETQAKAKSEEDAKLKGAFETGKVADLNTLTVKQLQTLSKQNGVSIARTKSDFIKLLDQVEPGIDHSDLTGTALKAKLKDHKIGLLRTKEELVDLLAEKQAALKQAQLLAEQLKKVPETGGLQDLTVAELKEMAKTKSVSLNMTKQDVIDLLDQLEPGVDHSGLKGQTLIAAKKKHHIGPLKNKQQLINALQKAAGEEMAEKAKQEAVEAAKKEALKKAKETLDQAAAKVVVPETPSGYADFLSAVKEAEKAVAGGADLPQELLESHAKELALKKKLFRDHVASMKVGDLKTLAKETKVKHWQWANKDELVTLFTETDTAKVEAAKAVIGKKHATWLGKHGGKKKAVKPKPATAPKPSEPSPPVFSKKGAAFEEVDGAWTDKGKPESFKYTGKAQVGGAHSKEFWTDEKGERWLFKPVERPGDEFIAYGEEAAYKIGRLIDPDAVEVRTIRLNGRLGSIQKWRTDLKAQLDFAGLDPTDLTTLDIEQIQREHVIDWLISNHDGHSKQFLRGKDGKVYGIDKGQLFKHLGQDRLAVDYHPNARYGEQEPFYNTLFRTVKEGRTEIDPTVTLRYIREVEKIPDEDYLAILRPYAEGRFGGDAGRKQAFYETALARKRNLRRDFESFYGDVLGRKDFRFDDVLDALPKKRLGAAEEALLEDARRLGWQGKALPFDEEDIEDQNALVFVETLKGRQRTVVKMKVRPEAEGKLMDALRKAGVDTASARVGEALPEDLFAGDILSAVKTINHHAQDQKYNQATLKKVSDHLKALRRLSNSNDQDIREMADTYISWIERVQQAAHEKKTIDQRFETYLKKRATRSKKQKDALFTVRRTKVRQPRRQIKNGEIVVLEDGVDNSALFGGRGMKAGEQYEIDFGDGVRGVYRPWSNKNLYAQQGEFELVLPDRPDGKSVERAFERMESLGIKAGASTPEDAELLYLHKQAYLTKADRDSEYKRMVEELDRRAAGKEERIREMRGFWEKRLGVKDLTRMSGYDPLGEHQLAFKGVAKGGGYRHQYRFDLSDDDLEKQMKGYGLYHRLTNGEDLPSFIETVLDNNGAMVSTVEKLRAGIPVGGMSPVADMDTGGASYFFARIKKLPTAGRSSDVGLYFKKRMLRRMDAISYDHDAFGRVRDEYVSNHRGSTPTEWKQFARRGGNETIFKYSVTLLDNIDVIVVGSDREKKRLVDAFLKRRISELPDGRKVEDIVLVR, from the coding sequence ATGATCGGTGCGCTCGCTGCCAAGAAACCGGTCTCCCAGGCCGAGGCCATACGACGGGCCACGGAACAAAGCGTCCGGGCGAGAAACCTGTACACGGAGCAGACGGTCGCCGCATTGACCGCCATGCTTGCCGACGCCGAAGACGAGGTGCGTCGCGCCATTCTCCGGTACAAGAGCCTCGGCTCGCTTCCCGACAACAAGCTGGCCGCCCTGGAAGGCCTCAGGAAACTCCAGGCGGATATCCGGGAGGCCACGTCCCGACTACACAGGGACCAGACNCTGCTTTTCCGGAAGACGGCGAAAGCCTCTTTCCGACAAGGCATCTACCGCGGCATCGATGAATTCGCCGCGGCGCAATTGCCGTTCTACCGTGACTTGACTCCCGAAGGCATCGACAAGCTCGCCACCAGCGTCTTCACCATCGTCGACACCGACGCCCTCGATTTCATGACCAACTACAACCTGGTGCTCGCCGGAGACGTCCACCGCGAATTGGCCGACGGCATCAAGCGGACCGTGATGAACGGCGTCGCCACCGGAAAAGGCGTCGAGGACATCGCCCGCGATCTTGGTCGCGTCGTGAAGGACCCCGAGTCGTTCCGGCACGCGGGCTCGAAGGTGTTCAGCAAGGCCCAGTACCGGATGGAGGTGATCGCACGCACCGAGGTGCTGCGGGCCCATAACCAGGGGCGGATCAAGTTCCACGACCTGGTCGGCGTCCGCAAGCTCGAGTGGATGACCATGGAGGATGAGCGGGTTTGTCCGATCTGCGGTCCGTTGGACGGGAAGGTCTACGATACGGGCCGTTTTCCGACTCAGCCCGCCCATCCCAACTGCCGGTGCACCAGTGTGGTGGCATGGCCGCTGGTGATATGCGGAGGAGAGCTGGGGGCGAAAGCCGCGGCTGAACCCGATGCCTGTATCCTTCCACCCCAGGCCGTCGAAACGCAGGCGAAGGCGAAGTCCGAAGAGGACGCCAAGCTCAAAGGTGCCTTCGAGACCGGAAAGGTCGCGGACCTGAACACCCTCACCGTGAAGCAGCTTCAGACCCTCTCGAAACAGAACGGCGTTTCCATCGCCCGTACCAAGTCCGACTTCATCAAGCTGCTCGACCAGGTCGAGCCGGGTATCGACCACTCCGATCTCACCGGAACCGCCCTGAAGGCGAAGCTGAAGGATCACAAGATCGGATTGTTGCGCACCAAAGAGGAGTTGGTCGATCTCCTGGCTGAAAAACAGGCGGCGCTGAAACAGGCTCAACTGTTGGCCGAGCAATTGAAGAAAGTCCCGGAGACCGGCGGACTGCAAGACCTGACGGTCGCCGAGCTAAAAGAGATGGCCAAGACCAAAAGTGTCTCTCTGAACATGACCAAGCAGGACGTCATCGATCTGCTCGATCAACTGGAGCCCGGAGTCGACCACTCAGGATTGAAGGGCCAGACACTCATCGCGGCCAAGAAGAAACACCACATCGGCCCGCTTAAAAATAAGCAGCAACTCATCAATGCCCTGCAGAAAGCCGCCGGGGAGGAAATGGCCGAAAAGGCCAAACAGGAGGCTGTCGAGGCGGCAAAGAAGGAGGCGCTCAAAAAGGCGAAAGAAACCCTCGATCAGGCGGCCGCCAAGGTGGTGGTGCCGGAAACACCGTCCGGGTACGCCGATTTTCTGTCTGCGGTGAAGGAGGCCGAAAAGGCTGTTGCCGGGGGCGCGGACCTGCCCCAGGAACTGCTTGAATCTCACGCCAAGGAGCTCGCCCTCAAAAAGAAGCTTTTCCGCGACCATGTCGCATCCATGAAGGTGGGCGACCTCAAGACCCTGGCCAAGGAGACCAAGGTCAAGCACTGGCAGTGGGCCAACAAGGACGAATTGGTCACGCTGTTCACCGAGACGGACACGGCCAAGGTGGAAGCGGCCAAGGCCGTTATCGGAAAGAAGCATGCGACCTGGCTCGGAAAGCATGGCGGCAAGAAAAAGGCCGTCAAGCCCAAGCCGGCGACAGCGCCAAAGCCCTCGGAACCGTCACCGCCTGTTTTTTCCAAGAAAGGTGCGGCGTTCGAAGAAGTGGACGGGGCATGGACCGACAAGGGCAAACCGGAAAGCTTCAAATACACGGGCAAGGCGCAGGTCGGGGGCGCGCACAGCAAGGAATTCTGGACCGACGAAAAAGGCGAACGATGGCTTTTCAAACCCGTTGAGCGGCCCGGCGATGAGTTCATCGCTTACGGTGAGGAAGCTGCATACAAGATCGGCAGGCTCATCGATCCGGACGCCGTCGAGGTCCGCACCATCCGCCTGAATGGACGCCTCGGCTCCATCCAGAAGTGGCGGACCGATCTCAAAGCGCAGTTGGACTTCGCCGGCCTGGACCCTACCGATCTCACCACCCTCGACATCGAGCAGATTCAACGGGAGCACGTCATCGACTGGCTCATCTCAAACCATGACGGTCACTCCAAGCAGTTTCTCCGCGGCAAGGACGGCAAGGTCTACGGGATTGACAAAGGTCAGCTTTTCAAACACCTGGGACAGGACCGACTCGCCGTCGACTACCACCCCAACGCCCGCTACGGAGAACAGGAGCCCTTCTACAACACGCTTTTCCGAACGGTCAAAGAGGGCAGAACCGAGATCGACCCCACGGTGACGCTGCGGTACATCCGCGAGGTGGAAAAGATTCCCGACGAGGACTATCTCGCGATCTTGCGGCCGTACGCGGAAGGACGGTTCGGCGGGGACGCGGGCCGCAAGCAGGCGTTTTATGAGACCGCACTGGCCCGCAAGCGGAACCTGCGCCGGGATTTCGAATCGTTCTACGGCGATGTTCTCGGTCGAAAGGATTTCCGCTTTGACGACGTACTCGATGCCCTGCCCAAGAAACGTCTCGGTGCAGCCGAGGAGGCGCTCCTCGAAGATGCTCGTCGATTGGGCTGGCAGGGCAAAGCTCTTCCCTTCGACGAGGAGGACATCGAAGACCAGAACGCCTTGGTGTTTGTCGAGACCCTGAAAGGGCGACAGCGGACAGTGGTCAAGATGAAGGTTCGTCCGGAGGCCGAAGGAAAGCTCATGGATGCGCTGCGCAAGGCGGGTGTCGATACGGCGTCCGCACGCGTCGGCGAGGCGTTGCCGGAGGATCTGTTCGCCGGTGACATTCTTTCCGCGGTGAAGACCATCAACCACCACGCCCAGGATCAAAAATACAACCAGGCGACCTTGAAGAAGGTCTCGGACCACTTGAAGGCGCTCCGGCGCTTGAGCAATTCCAATGATCAGGACATCCGGGAGATGGCGGATACTTACATCTCCTGGATCGAAAGAGTCCAGCAAGCTGCGCATGAGAAGAAGACCATCGACCAGCGCTTCGAGACCTATCTGAAGAAACGCGCGACCCGAAGCAAGAAGCAAAAGGACGCCCTGTTTACCGTTCGCAGAACAAAGGTGCGTCAGCCGCGCCGGCAAATCAAAAACGGCGAGATTGTCGTGCTCGAAGACGGCGTCGACAATTCGGCTCTTTTCGGCGGACGCGGTATGAAGGCCGGCGAGCAGTATGAAATCGATTTCGGGGATGGAGTCCGCGGCGTCTACAGGCCATGGTCGAATAAGAACCTCTATGCCCAGCAAGGGGAATTCGAACTGGTGCTCCCGGACCGACCCGATGGCAAGAGCGTCGAGCGAGCTTTCGAGCGAATGGAATCTCTGGGCATCAAGGCGGGGGCCTCCACGCCAGAGGATGCGGAGCTGCTTTATCTCCACAAACAGGCCTATCTCACCAAAGCCGACCGTGATTCGGAATACAAACGCATGGTGGAGGAACTGGACCGCAGGGCGGCGGGCAAGGAAGAACGCATCCGCGAGATGCGGGGATTCTGGGAGAAGCGTCTGGGTGTCAAGGACCTGACCCGGATGTCGGGATACGACCCTCTGGGTGAGCATCAGCTCGCCTTCAAAGGCGTCGCTAAAGGCGGTGGATATCGCCATCAATACCGTTTTGACCTGTCGGATGATGATCTTGAAAAGCAGATGAAGGGTTACGGCCTTTATCACCGGCTGACCAACGGTGAGGACCTGCCTTCATTCATTGAGACGGTGTTGGACAACAACGGCGCGATGGTGAGCACCGTGGAAAAACTTCGTGCAGGCATTCCGGTCGGCGGCATGTCGCCTGTGGCGGATATGGACACCGGTGGTGCCAGCTACTTTTTCGCCCGCATCAAGAAGCTGCCGACCGCCGGGCGGTCCTCCGATGTGGGGCTGTATTTCAAAAAGCGCATGCTCCGACGCATGGACGCCATCAGTTACGACCACGACGCCTTCGGGCGCGTTCGGGACGAATACGTTTCGAACCATCGCGGGAGCACACCGACTGAATGGAAACAGTTCGCCAGGAGGGGCGGCAATGAGACCATTTTCAAGTACTCGGTCACCCTGCTCGACAACATTGACGTGATCGTAGTGGGCAGCGACCGGGAGAAAAAACGCCTGGTCGATGCATTCTTGAAACGCAGGATTTCAGAGTTGCCCGACGGCCGCAAGGTCGAGGACATCGTGCTGGTGAGGTGA
- a CDS encoding conserved hypothetical protein (Evidence 4 : Unknown function but conserved in other organisms) yields the protein MKEFIEKEKAKLQDLFAPFNDGGSWMSLVEPGRDSVRLGIVDSYTIIRVAPYFDAEGEVKRVDFWLFVKTVGYDEGFQHAHTVKVVGWSQGDTYLLDLVDDRNRKYHIELIFPDQEPELASDWSHWRRYKMRNRDRFSLIDADLMTEHRQIAEEWE from the coding sequence ATGAAGGAGTTCATCGAGAAGGAAAAAGCCAAACTCCAGGACCTGTTCGCACCGTTCAACGACGGCGGCTCCTGGATGAGTCTGGTCGAACCCGGTCGGGACTCTGTGCGCCTCGGCATCGTGGACAGCTACACCATAATCCGTGTGGCCCCGTACTTCGATGCCGAGGGTGAAGTCAAGCGGGTTGATTTCTGGCTCTTCGTTAAAACGGTCGGCTACGACGAAGGATTCCAGCACGCGCACACCGTCAAGGTAGTCGGCTGGTCCCAGGGGGACACCTATTTGCTCGATCTCGTTGATGACCGCAACCGGAAGTACCACATCGAGTTGATCTTCCCGGATCAGGAGCCGGAACTGGCTTCAGATTGGAGCCATTGGCGGAGGTACAAGATGCGGAACCGGGATCGGTTCTCCCTGATCGATGCGGACCTGATGACCGAACACCGGCAGATCGCGGAGGAATGGGAATGA
- a CDS encoding conserved hypothetical protein (Evidence 4 : Unknown function but conserved in other organisms), translating into MKLRYMIEHALRERIRDPRYEPVGVWVQGPGPGLDLVIEFLPGNTDAREEADWIINRLVENDIRSLPEDFLAYHQTTLPAYRGMRGPVLETDEFPSVEACAKAILAMT; encoded by the coding sequence ATGAAACTGCGTTACATGATTGAGCATGCTCTGCGCGAACGTATCCGGGACCCGCGGTACGAACCTGTCGGCGTATGGGTCCAGGGGCCCGGGCCCGGCCTTGATCTGGTGATCGAGTTCCTGCCCGGTAATACCGATGCCCGCGAGGAAGCCGATTGGATCATCAACCGCCTGGTGGAAAACGACATCAGGTCTCTGCCCGAGGATTTTCTGGCCTACCATCAGACCACGCTTCCTGCTTACCGCGGCATGCGCGGCCCCGTCCTCGAAACCGACGAATTCCCGTCGGTTGAGGCATGTGCCAAAGCTATCCTCGCAATGACTTGA
- a CDS encoding hypothetical protein (Evidence 5 : Unknown function): MRLCGDHRSWLTVRDILSTHQRLTIEFNVKEQDTVQRKHLRLCSSAEPEHQEIYQHLGLKETPMPRKVATVK, translated from the coding sequence TTGCGCCTGTGTGGCGACCATCGCTCATGGCTCACCGTCCGAGATATCCTCTCGACCCACCAACGCCTGACCATCGAGTTCAATGTCAAAGAACAGGATACGGTCCAGCGAAAGCATCTGCGCCTCTGTAGCAGCGCTGAACCCGAACATCAGGAAATCTATCAGCACCTGGGGCTAAAGGAGACCCCCATGCCGAGAAAAGTAGCGACCGTAAAATGA
- a CDS encoding hypothetical protein (Evidence 5 : Unknown function), which yields MTFPHQLDSILRFVGAPYAPLINPNGGIAMSDSDGSHSCQNMTQELIQEEPEDPGPRRLRHATRDVNGRHRLRA from the coding sequence TTGACTTTTCCCCACCAACTCGATAGCATATTAAGATTTGTGGGTGCGCCATACGCGCCGTTGATTAACCCGAATGGAGGAATCGCTATGAGCGACTCGGATGGCAGTCATAGTTGCCAGAACATGACCCAGGAATTGATTCAAGAAGAACCTGAAGACCCTGGACCGCGACGCTTACGCCACGCGACTCGTGATGTGAACGGTCGGCACCGCCTCCGAGCATAG